The genomic segment TCTGATGGATATCAAGAAGCAGCTGGCCGATAGTGCCACTGTCTCCGATAAGCCGCCGTTGTTTGATATGGACATGTTGCTGCAGGATACGATCATTATCGAGGAAGCTAAGGAGTTCTGGAGCGGCTACGGTTACGGTTCCGGAGGGTATGGCGTTGCTCCCTATGGCGGCGTGGTCGAATTTAAACAGAAGAATCCGGACCGGGCGATAATCTTCGAGCAGCTGCTCATGGCTTTAAGCGCCCTGCAGCTGGCCGAGGTGACGGTAACGGACGATCTCTATATGAGCAGCGGCTACGGCTGCAGCATCGGCAGCGGCTATGGCCGGACGCCGTATGGCATTTAAGGAGAGGCTATGTCGCTTTTGAATCGGATATTTCCAACGGATGTCCTGAACATTACCAAACAGCCTGCGGTCAAGGTGCTCTGCACGGCGTGCAGGGAGCATGTTTTTTATATGAAGAAGGAAAACGGCGGTACCGGGCTGGATAACCTGGTGCCTCTGGCCGGTGCTTCCGTACCGCATGATTCTGCCTGCCCGAAATGCGGTCGGGTTTTTCTGGCGTTTTCGCCTGAGCCATCATTATTAACAGATAGGGGGTACATTTCGAAATGAAGGTTAAATCCATATTCAACAGATGCCGTGCAGCTGTTTTTTTCTTCTGCAGTGCGGTGCTGCTGGTCTGCTCTTCCTGGACGAATTTGAAGGAGTATTTTACCGCCCTGGGCGGCAGCGTCAAGCCGATCGGACGGGTGCATTTTCTCTTCGTCGATGAGGCAACCGGGGCGGTCCGGGATGGCGGCTGGCATCCCAACCTGGTTACCACTGCCGGTAAAAATCATATCGCCGATCAGCTCTCCGGCAGGACTCAGGCGGCCATGTCGCATATGGCTGTCGGCACCGGTACCACCGCAGCCCTGGCAAGTGATACGGCCCTGCAGACGGAGCTTGACCGTAACGAGCTGGATTCCGTTGTCCAGGGGACAGACTCCGATGCCAATAAAATTACCTATACCTGCACCTGGGCGGCCGGAGACGGCACCGGGGCGCTTACCGAAGCGGCCATATTTAATTCACCATCGGCCGGGCAGATGCTGTGCCGCTCCGTTTACCCGGTGAAGAATAAAGAGACAGGTGAATCCATGGTATTGACCTGGGTCCTGACCATATCTTCATAGAGGTATATCATGGCGAACAGCTATACAGAAAAACTGAAGAAGAGAATTATTGGTCCCGGTGATCCCAATTGGGACGATGAGGGGCATGCCAACGAGTACATCAATGAGGTTGCCCTGGCCGCCCTTATGTCGACCAATCGCATTGAGGCTGGTGGAGTCGTAGCCGACGCCGGTGGATTGCTTGTCGATGTGTCGGCGGTTACCGGACGGTTTGCGGGAGATTACTTCTCGCTTCCCGAGGATACACTGGGGCTGAGTGCTGCTCTGCCTGGAGAAGAGCAGCTCAACTGGATCTATATAGATGATACACCGCAGCTGCAGGTGTCGAATGTTCCGCCTACCGGTGATTATTTGCCTTTGGCATTGATTGATTCTGATAATGCGGGGGTTCTTAGGATCGCAGATCTGCGGCCTCTGGCTCAACCGGTTGAGGGTGTCGTGGAGAATGACTGTATTAATGGGACGTTTGATATCTGGGATTATGACACGGTTCAGACCAGCTCAGGCTATGGGAGCGACAGCCGTTTTTCAAACGAGCATTCAGGATCCACCAAAGAACACAGCAGGCAGGTATTCACACCTGGCCAGATATCAGTACCCGGCAATCCTAAATACTTTTCACGGACCGTTGTCACCTCGGTTGCTGGAGTAGCCAATTATGTACGTAAGGTGCACCGGGTGCTTGATGTCACTAAATACTCCGGAAAGCGGGTCGCTGTTGTCTTTCATAGCGCTGCAGATGCTGTGAAAAATATCGCCGTTGAAGGCATGCAGAACTTCGGCAGCGGTGGAAGTGTTGCTGTTGAAGGAATCTCGGCTCAGCTCGTCGAATTGCCGGTAGCCTGGGATAAACGAGTTGTCTTCATCGATTTTCCCTCTGTAAGCGGCAAGACAATAGGTAATCAGTCATACAATCAGATAACGTTTTGGTTCGATGCAGGCTCTGACTTCGATTCCAGGACTAATGGGCTTGGCCAGCAGTCGGGCATTTTTGATCTTGCGGAAATAAAAATCCATGCGGGGGAAAAGGAACTGCCATGCAGACGGCCCTATGAGCAGGAGACAAGAGATATATGCACTCTGTATTATGAAGAAGGATATTCTTGGCAAGAATTCGGCGTAGATACCACAAGGTTTATACGGCAACATGTGGTCTTTAACAAACGGAAGATAAGAGCCCCGGAGGTAACACTTTCCGACTTTGATGGAAACATCAACAGAATTACGGAAACAAGAAATACATCACAAACTCACAATATTACTCCATCCCACGGAGTGAGGAACCAAACAGATAAAAACTTCAGCGTTCTCCATGGAGCCGCCTCAAATATTGATGGCATTATTTTCTACTGGAAAGCGAATTCTGAAATTTGATGGAGTTAATATGATTGGATATAAATGGGCCAACGAAGAGCGGACAGCTGTTATAAGGTATCCGGGAACATATGTTATTGAAAATGGTACAGGCTGGGAAGAGTTCCTAGACTGGCGGGAAGGCGGGAACGAGCCGGATCAGTGGAAAACCCTTTTGGAGCGTAAACAGGATAAAGTCAATGAGATCAAACAGGCATTTGTGATAGCGCCCAAGTCCGGTTTGACAACATCACTTGGTATAAAGGTCGATTGCAAGCGAGAGGATAAAGACAACTTCCAGGAACTGCTGGATTACTGCACTCGCAAGAGCCTGGCGGGGACGTCCATCCGCCTGCACAACAACGATTTTGCTGAGGTAAGCGTAGCTGATCTGCAGATCATCATTAACGAGATTCAGGAACATGGTTTGACCCTCTATCAGCGCAAATGGGCCAAGGAAGCCGCCATCGATCAGGCGACGACCGAAGTGCAGATCAAAGCCATCACCTGGGACTCGGTTGAATGATGCTGAAGCAGTATATCAAAAATATCCTCATAGGTGTTGATCAGCTGGCTAATGCGGCGATCGGCGGCGATCCGGATGAGACCATATCCTCACGAGCCGGAAAGGAGGTACGCGCCGGGAAAGGAGGTCTCTGGAAGCTGCTTTGCCGGGTGTTGCATGGCTTTGACAGAAATCACTGCCGGGAATCGATCGAGGAGGATGAGGGCAAGGACGCTGTTTGGAGGTAGGACGGGACCGGGGATGCGACCAACATCCCCGAACCAGCCAACCGTGCGCGAACACGGAAGGTAGTCCACAGGTACACCTGCTTCGGTCCCGATGCTGTGGTAGCACGGGGAGCGAATCTAGCAGATGGCCTGATAAAAAGAAAGGAATAAAATGGGAGCATTAGTACCATATTTCGGAGGAAAATCACGACTCGCTAAAACCATCATCTCGAAGTTTCCGGAGCATACCTGCTATGTCGAAGTGTTTGCAGGCGGTGCCTCCGTCTTCTTTGCCAAAGAGCCATCAAAGGTCGAGGTGCTCAACGATCTCGATCGGGACTTGGTGACTTTATATAGGACGGTTAAAAACCATCCTGAAGAGCTTTATAGGCAGTTCAAATATTCATTGGTATCAA from the Desulfopila inferna genome contains:
- a CDS encoding DUF4376 domain-containing protein, yielding MIGYKWANEERTAVIRYPGTYVIENGTGWEEFLDWREGGNEPDQWKTLLERKQDKVNEIKQAFVIAPKSGLTTSLGIKVDCKREDKDNFQELLDYCTRKSLAGTSIRLHNNDFAEVSVADLQIIINEIQEHGLTLYQRKWAKEAAIDQATTEVQIKAITWDSVE
- a CDS encoding DNA adenine methylase → MGALVPYFGGKSRLAKTIISKFPEHTCYVEVFAGGASVFFAKEPSKVEVLNDLDRDLVTLYRTVKNHPEELYRQFKYSLVSRAEFEREKEVNADTLTDIQRAARYLYLRKQPSAAI
- a CDS encoding phage tail protein, translated to MKVKSIFNRCRAAVFFFCSAVLLVCSSWTNLKEYFTALGGSVKPIGRVHFLFVDEATGAVRDGGWHPNLVTTAGKNHIADQLSGRTQAAMSHMAVGTGTTAALASDTALQTELDRNELDSVVQGTDSDANKITYTCTWAAGDGTGALTEAAIFNSPSAGQMLCRSVYPVKNKETGESMVLTWVLTISS